The following proteins are co-located in the Salvelinus fontinalis isolate EN_2023a chromosome 29, ASM2944872v1, whole genome shotgun sequence genome:
- the si:dkey-27i16.2 gene encoding regulator of cell cycle RGCC-like yields MSTENFSDLEQELTDLLQEFADVVEELREPSQSVPYEYELLLSEAKRRTGLGDDGSVVSDSGVEDTSDCSSEAFLGNSLNTSEEEIHTAGITVTPKARMGDTGDLQRFIDSLDRELAEM; encoded by the exons ATGTCTACAGAGAACTTTTCAG ACTTGGAGCAGGAGCTGACTGATCTGCTCCAGGAGTTCGCTGACGTGGTTGAGGAGTTGAGAGAGCCTTCCCAAAGCGTCCCGTACGAATACGAGCTGCTCTTGTCTGAAGCCAAACGGCGCACCGGGCTAGGGGACGACGGCTCTGTGGTCAGCGACAGCGGCGTGGAGGACACTAGTGATTGCA gCAGTGAGGCGTTTCTGGGTAACAGTTTGAACACCAGTGAAGAAGAGATCCACACTGCAGGCATAACAGTAACGCCCAAAG CCAGAATGGGAGACACAGGAGACCTACAGAGATTCATCGACAGTTTGGACCGGGAACTTGCTG AGATGTGa